The nucleotide sequence tttgaatagttaaaggtcctatttgtgcactatcaaagtttaaggtcaatgttataatttgatgtcaaatttaaagtcatatttatgtattatacctaCAACAAACTATTATTTTCTTAGTTATatagtaataatataatttttcaattttgaacccTTCATTAGTTGTGAGTTGTCTCTTGCCAACGTGTGTCCAAGGACAAAAGGAAAGAGAATTTTGACAGTTGCGGTGCGTAAAAAGAGAACATAATATTTACttaaagttatttatttatttcaattattaattaaatattatgatatcaTATCATTAAATTCATCCATAAGTAAcaacaaaaattatcatttacTAAGTGTGTTTTGGTTAAAAGTTCCATTTTACTAAAATGTGTTTTGGTATGATCACGTCGCTAACACCTCCCTCcccccaaactttttttttttcttattttgtatttacTTATATTTAATGTTTATATtttgttctttgtattttttttttcaagtagcTATACTCATATTCTATTTTTCTCATATGTTgatttattctttaaattattgATTTGTAATATTCTATAGCAacgtaaaataatataatttattcaaatattatatttcaccaaACTAATACCGtacgaaaaaaatataatataatacaataaaacaGAGGAGATATCAAACATGTAAAAACCATTCAAAGAGTGTTAGAGATACATTTGAATATTTTTCCCAAAATAATTCTTGCTGATTGAGAGAGAGAAGGGCCCAACACTCAATTTTTGGGGCGAAATGAGCTCTCAACCTTAAACTCATTATTAAGCATATATATCATTTTTCATTGAAGTTCCCAACAAgaaatcttaaatttatttttcattcaagttCCCAAcaagaaatcttgaatttattttattcaatttttgagtttttgttttcTCCCAAGTTGATATCATTTCCTCTTCCTaacatttgttatttttgtatgaaaaaagagGAAGGATCAAGATGGGGTACAAGATGAAATTTTGTTTTAATGTTTtcattgttcttttctttttccaagTTTGAAACTCTTTCTCTTGTAAAGATATTTGCTTTGGGGGGAAAAGAGGAAGGATCAGGAATTGACAAGAtggaattttgagttttaattgtttttagacttttcctaattattttttaaaaatctcctTCTCTTTTTGATTATATTGTGGAAAAGAGGAAGGACAAAGAATTAACAAGATGTTACAAAGAGCAGCAAGTAATGCATATTCATGGTGGGCAGCTAGCCACATAAGGACCAAGCAATCCAAATGGCTTGAACAAAGCCTTCAAGGTACAAACATTTTACATGAAAAAGTTTTGGTTAAGGGAAaggcatgatttaaaaaaaaaaaaaatcaagattcacATAGCCGAGCCAACTTGTTTGGGATAGAGGCGTAGTTATTGTTATTGTATGCTATAACATTTTGTGACAAATACAAAGGTGAAATACAATACAAAAGAGGGTGCAAAGCGTAGTCACTTGGTACTTGTATTGATAGAAGGTAAAAGTACCTAAGAGGATAGTTTATATGCTTGCAAGCTCGCTTGGACACCAtcattataaaaaatacataaaaaagtaCAAAAGCATGTATCTTGTACTATGCTAGCTTGGGTTCTAGCACATAATCAGGCTAAGAATATTTAACAGAAAATAATCATACCAAATATTAAAGTTTGATTCAAATTATGTTTTGCGACATCTCATGTTTTTTTCATAGTGGTTCTTCATGATTTTGTTCCATTTTtggataacaacaacaacatacctggTGTATTCCCACCAGGGGAAGGTAGAGTCTACGCAGTCCGTACCTCACATTCTTATGGTTTCGAAGTTTGATATGCTTTCTTTTGTTTATATAGTTTGTTATGTTATCTCTTTGCTAATACAGAGTGTTTCTCCTCTGATATATTTGTGGCATAATAATAGATATGGAAGAGAAGGTAGAGGCTGTGGTTAAACTCATTGAAGAGGATGGAGATTCATTTGCAAAAAGAGCAGAAATGTACTACAAGAAAAGGCCAGAGCTGATAAACTTTGTGGAAGAATCTTATCGTGCTTATCGAGCTTTAGCTGAACGATATGACCATTTATCGAAGGAATTGCAGGCTGCCAACAACACCATTGCTACAGTTTTCCCCGAACAAATTCAACTAGCAATGGAGGAGGAGGACGAATATGGCGCCCCTAAAGTTCCAAAAACTCCCCGGCAAATCCCCACATCAAATGGATCAAACGTTCCAAAGGTTCCAACTGCTCCAATAAAACAGTTGAAGGGCCTTATAACCTCAGCTTCAAAGAAGTTACAAGGCAAGAAAGCATCCAAACAAGAAGATGCAAGTAAAAATGTTCCAAAATCCGGTTTGCAAAGAACCGAAGCTCTTGAAGAGATCGACAAGCTTCAAAAAGACATTTTGGCTTTGCAGACTGTGAAAGAGTTTGTAAAGAGTTCCTATGAATCTGGTCTTTCAAAGTACAAGGGAATCGAAAGCCAAATCATGGAAAAGCAACAAAGGATATGTAAACTAGAGGATGAATTTGGTGAGAGACGTGTTATTGATGATAATGACGCTTGTACATTGATGGCTGAAGCTGCACTAAAATCATGTCAAGAAACATTAGCTCAGCTCCAGGAGAAACAAGAAAGATCGACAAGAGAAGCGAGCAAGGAATTCAAAAAGATTGAAGATGCTAGTTCGAAACTGAAGTCATTCAAGCATAATTATCTTGGTGATCAGATTGATGAAAAAAAGCCAGATGAAAAAGATAATGCAACTAAAGCAGTAACTGAATCTCATATCCTAAGCCAAGAATTGAGAAAGGACATTGAATTGTTGCAGCACAAGATTGCAGAGCAATTTGATGTGAGCTCAATGGCATCACTAACGGTGACACAACTAGCAGAGAAAATCGATGAGCTCGTGAGTGAAATTGTCAGCCTAGAAACAGCCGTTTCAGCTCAAACTGTTCTAATCGACAGATTAAAATCAGAAGGTGATGACCTCCAAATACAAATTCATGTTTTGAAAGATGATAAGGAACCATTAACAGACGACAACAAACAAAATCTCAAAATCAGTGCGATGGATATTGAGGACAAGTTACAGGGTATCCAAAAAATGAACAAAGATGTTGAATTTCAAAACAGTCGCCTTCAAACTTGCTTTGCCACAGCCCGTACAAGTCTTCATTGTTTAGCTGAGAAATTGAGTAGTGTGAAACCAGATGAAGAGGTCCAGGACGAAGAGGAGCCCATTGTCAAAGTCAAGTCTCAAGATGAGCCAAGAAAACAGAAAGCTCATCAAAGTGAAAGTGAAGGTCCAAAGAACTTTAGTATCTCGAAAACAGAAGATCAAGACGTTAGTAAAGAAGAATCTCCCAGCACAATTGTTAGTAATAAAGAAGGAGAAGTTATAGAAACCACAAATAGTCATTCTAATTCCAAAATTTTGGAACAAACAcaagttgaaaaagttgatgaGAAAGTTTCAACTCATGAGGCACTATCACACGAAGTTGAGGAGAAAGGCGACGAGCCTAACTGGAAGGAGCTGCTGTCAAGTCGGTTGGAGGATAGGGAAAAGACTCTCTTAGCAGAATATACAACAGTTCTCAGGAATTATAAGGAGGTCAAGAAGAAGCTAAgtgaaaaggagaagaaagatagGGACACTGAATTCGAAGTCACATTGCAGATGAGAGAGCTTAAAAGTGCTATTGCAAAGCGGGACGAAGAGATCAACAGTCTACGCGAGAAAGTAAACGTTCTGCAAGCAGATAATGTTGCTGAAAGCAATGCATTGAAGGAAAAGAAACAGCAAGCGTCCGATCCTTCAGATGATCAAAGCTTAAAAAAATCCAAGGACATGGAAGAGACAGAGGACAAAGAGAATCGTAATGACCAAGATATTGCAAAGATGACTATGGTCGATGAACATGCATCTCCCTCACTCATCGAGGAAAATTTCCGGATGGAAATTGACGCATTACTAGACGAAAACTTGGGCTTTTGGCTAAGAttcagcacaacatttcatcaGATTCAAAAATTCAAGACAACAGTCCAAGATTTACAGagtgaaatatcaaaactaagagaaaaagaaaCCGAAGAGAGCAATAGTACAAACACAGACATGAAATCAGAAATCAGGCCTCTATATAAACACATGAGGGAAATCCAAAATGAGTTAGGAGTATGGTTAGAACAAAGCGTTCCTTTGAAAGATGAAATGAAGCGTAGGTCCTCTACATTGTGCAAAATTCAAGAGGAGATCACGAAAGCTTTGAAGGACGGAGTTGAAGAAGACAAGATCAGATTCAGTAGTCATCAAGCTGCAAAGTTCCAAGGTGAAGTATTGAACATGAAACAAGAGAACAAAAAGGTTAAAGAGGAACTTGAAGCCGGTGTTGATCGTATAAATACACTTCAAGTAGATGTTGAAAAGACAGTAACGAAATTAGAGAAAGAATATGGACTTGCTGCTGGAAATCAACAAGAAGTTAATAACTCACTAGGCGGATCAATTCCATTAAGATCATTCATCTTTGGAACTAAACCGAAGAAGCAGAGGCGTTCGGTCTTTTCCTCCTTCCATAGCAATAAGAAATCCCTATAGGCTGGGGTGGGTAGGGTACCTTTGTAGAATCTTCTCTTTTCAGCTTTCCCTCTTTGGTCTCATTCTTCTACAAGTTTATACATATTgtgtcttcttctttttttcagcTATTTTGTCCTAATTAAGTTACATTTTTcttgaaatgaaaataaaattgatattataaTTACTTTTACAAACTTTTTCACATTTgacaaaataatatcataattatttttgcttttcctaagaaaaaaaaacataaaaactttttcatatttggcaaacctctttatTGGAGGAAAAGTTTTAAGATCCTTTCTCATACCATAATACAATAATATCCACACTATAATCATTaaagaaaggaaatatttcttctttttttttattatcaattttttatatgtaggtcgtttgaccgaatcatattaataatatgtctttttagtatatttttatttgtcatctcaATTATTACCGTCTTAATTTGCAAACTATAAGCTTCCACATGACGcactctcgatttcgaacccaacaagtgctATTAGAACTTATGGTTCAAAGATCCAATGGTTCGAGTGACTacagtttaagatcaaagttgcaaTCAACTTGGCATGATGAagttttttgtcaaaaaaagaaaattaaaaaaaaactgcaTGTGGAGAAAAAGGTtcaaacaaaatttcaacaatcGTGCTactaatccatctttaaaatcaaaatcaatttcaacCCATGTTTATAGGCTTCAACTTTCAACCCTTGCTTACTTTTATGCTAGGGTtcctttcaactcgtgcataTACTCTTAATGCATGAGC is from Capsicum annuum cultivar UCD-10X-F1 chromosome 5, UCD10Xv1.1, whole genome shotgun sequence and encodes:
- the LOC107870972 gene encoding kinase-interacting protein 1, giving the protein MLQRAASNAYSWWAASHIRTKQSKWLEQSLQDMEEKVEAVVKLIEEDGDSFAKRAEMYYKKRPELINFVEESYRAYRALAERYDHLSKELQAANNTIATVFPEQIQLAMEEEDEYGAPKVPKTPRQIPTSNGSNVPKVPTAPIKQLKGLITSASKKLQGKKASKQEDASKNVPKSGLQRTEALEEIDKLQKDILALQTVKEFVKSSYESGLSKYKGIESQIMEKQQRICKLEDEFGERRVIDDNDACTLMAEAALKSCQETLAQLQEKQERSTREASKEFKKIEDASSKLKSFKHNYLGDQIDEKKPDEKDNATKAVTESHILSQELRKDIELLQHKIAEQFDVSSMASLTVTQLAEKIDELVSEIVSLETAVSAQTVLIDRLKSEGDDLQIQIHVLKDDKEPLTDDNKQNLKISAMDIEDKLQGIQKMNKDVEFQNSRLQTCFATARTSLHCLAEKLSSVKPDEEVQDEEEPIVKVKSQDEPRKQKAHQSESEGPKNFSISKTEDQDVSKEESPSTIVSNKEGEVIETTNSHSNSKILEQTQVEKVDEKVSTHEALSHEVEEKGDEPNWKELLSSRLEDREKTLLAEYTTVLRNYKEVKKKLSEKEKKDRDTEFEVTLQMRELKSAIAKRDEEINSLREKVNVLQADNVAESNALKEKKQQASDPSDDQSLKKSKDMEETEDKENRNDQDIAKMTMVDEHASPSLIEENFRMEIDALLDENLGFWLRFSTTFHQIQKFKTTVQDLQSEISKLREKETEESNSTNTDMKSEIRPLYKHMREIQNELGVWLEQSVPLKDEMKRRSSTLCKIQEEITKALKDGVEEDKIRFSSHQAAKFQGEVLNMKQENKKVKEELEAGVDRINTLQVDVEKTVTKLEKEYGLAAGNQQEVNNSLGGSIPLRSFIFGTKPKKQRRSVFSSFHSNKKSL